The sequence taccagaggcctgggatcttcagggttctgttcaggaTCTCAGGTGTTTCTAGGACTGcgttcttctggacagagatctctgaggttgttcctgggatctgttggagccactcttccagtttgggggtccaatgaccactggcaccactgaggcctcggctctccacaacttctctgtttcctctttcagcccttgatGCTCCAGCTTCTTGTGATCCTTCTTCCGGATGTTACAGTTGCTTGGgatgtctgcacacacacacacacacacgcacacacacacacacacacacacacacacacacacacacccatgttatgtctctctatctttgcagggactttccttgacttccattcatttctacaccctaactacagcctaaccctgacccttaccctatccctaaccattaccagtacatagctaaccctaaaccaaaccttagtcctaaacctaacccctaacccaaaaacataatttctcctcgtggggaccaggctttggtccccacgaggagcagttggtcctcacaaggcaAGGTAGTacatgttaggaaaattgtccccacaatgtatcaaatacatggccacacacacacacacacacacacacacacacacacaaacacacacacacacacacacacacacacacgtatatataaatatacactcTATGCCAATAATGCCTACAGAAAACCGAAGAACAAAGAAGTTGAAGTTCTCATTTTGGCCACGTGGCGTCGCTGTTGCGCCGCTTCCTTCAAACTGCTTCATGGCGTCATTTAACGCGGTTACAAAACACAGGATCCTTCCGCATGGAGCAGGATCTTATATGAATAAAGAAGATTTCCTCCTGAGATGTTGGGTGAGTGTGGAGGAAAGGGTCTTTTCTTGTTGCTGAGACGTTCAGGGACTTTCCGCGGGTCTGTTGGTTTCAGTTTCACTCTCTGTCCTCTGACTCCTGCAGGGCGACGTGTTGACGTCTCACCGAGCCGCCGAGCAGAAAGACACCTTTTTGACAGTTTGGGGATAAAACTGGAATCTTTCTGAGCTTCCAGACGTCCATCAAGCCTTCGCTTGCCTTCCGAGCAGATATTAAGAAGGTAGGCTGGATTTTAGGGTTTATTACCAACTTTACTGTTAGCGTCTGTCCTGTAAACATGACCTCACAtcacatattttactttattttacctttttttaccTTCTATCACATGCAGGAGTGTTTGGTGTGGTTTGTTCGTGTctttctgtgaaactgtttgcagtttttgacTCAGTGTTTCTCAGAAATGAGCAGCTtaagagaaaatgaaagcattaaaaccatctgcagaaactgaaagtATTTCTTTAATCAGGGTTTTTTTACAGGCCTGGTTTGTCACAATACGGgtataaatacaaaataaaacgtttGGCACTATTATAGTGCTGTAATACTAGTCTGTTATACAATAAAGTGACtctaaagtctttaaaaagttgAGGAAACTGGACGAGAGGAGAGGCTGTCCGGAGATAACATCTGCTGtgaattaaagctgcagaaaagctgAATTTAAGGGAGATTTcatggaaaggttataaacaattaaaggtTGTTGTTCTGTCCGTCCTGACTCCACTTGGGCTCGAACCTGCGAGCTGCCCCCTGAGAAACAAttaaaggtacttattgcagaatatgaaatcaaacattaaaaggttATCTTGAACTTTATCGAtcggtgcagtttgaaagcgtttagtccagtagttttccagatgtgctgatattctgaaatgtgggtacgcactcaatgtaaacaaaggcCTCTGCTGAATCCACCGTGGAAGCTTGACTTACATCAGGCTGACCGTCGTCCgcgcaggtaaacaaatatgaggGAAACTGACGAGCGTGGGATCAGGGAGGTGTTTCAGACTGAATCTGCTGCTGACgagaagagaagagagaaaaacagcattctcagcattcacacacaccTGGACCTCCAGATCAACGACTTTACGGGTTTAATATATCGTTTCAGTCACTTCGGtcgtttctgtaggtaaacaaacacacctgggAGGTCACAAATTTTACTTACAACTCTTTAATtcaaggacacattaaccactgatatgagaaaaaaatattgtgcaaatgTAGTTTCTTACTTCCTGAGTAATTTTATTTGACCTGTCGTcatgactttgcagtgagtagCTTTAAAACTTCTCTCAGATCGACAAGCAGCGTCAGCACCTGAGACTccagtctttaaaaatgtttatgagattcctgcaggaagtgctagagctagctgctgttgcccCTGTTTGCACTTACAGTTAACCAttaaattctatgtaaataaccgtgTAACTGAAATTAACAGGACTGTGAAGGTTTCAGTATATTTGTTTGCATGGATTCCTGTAAAACTCCTGAGATTAAAGCTGGTTTAAGACGACAGGAATCCCCtctggtgtccaatcctggtcctgcagggccaccatcctgcaggttttacttgttcctctgctccaacacacctgatatgaatcaatgttctgcagaacatgaagaggtgatttaaccactgaatcaagtgtgttggagcagagaaacaggtaaaacatggaggatggtggccctccaggaccagggttgccctcCCCTGCCTTAGAGCGAGCTGTTAGCTCACCAGTcgggtcagatttaaactctgtcTCCAAACTCAGGTCGTTTAAAAAGCTGTCTGCAACATAAACTTCCCACAGAGCCCctctttaaaagaataaaactgtcactttaaagaATTGTGAATGCCAGATGACCAGTTGAAAACAATAAAGTGCCTTTGACTGCAGAGCAGATTTTCTGATGGTTTCTCTGGTCGAACTGCTTCATCTCTGACGTTctcctgaaacaggaagtattTCTCATCACTCTGACCgggtctctgtctctgtctctgttcttCCTGCAGAATCTCCTCATTATGCAGAAAATGAGCTACTTCTTCCCTCTGCTCTGCGTCTGCCTGGACGTGTGCGTGATGCACGCCGTCTGCCTGGCCCAGCTGTCCCCGCTCCTCCTCCCTCACCCTTTCATCACCTTGTGGGGGGGAGCACTGACCAGGGCCTCCGTCCTCATGTGTCTCGTCTTCACCTACCCTGGAGGCCTCCCGTGGATGAGGAGCTTCGAGGGGCTCCAGAGCTTAGGGGTCCTTTGCTTCCACTTCCCGGTGTACGTCAGTCTCCTGTGGGGGCTGGGCCAGTCCACGGTGGGGGACCTGTGGGGATGGTGCTCCTGGGAACGGGTGAGTGAACGCGTTGTGCAGTTAGTTCTACTGTCAGTATAgactttatattgttttatttacattagtgGGGCGACAGACGTAGATGTTGGTCTGAAATGGTGTGTTTTTATGCGCTGCAGGAAGTTTATGTTCgaaaaaagatcatttattGCCAAATTACAGATAATAGTGAGTCATGTTCTGCTGATCAGCCTCACAGAAAGTCTTTAATCCATTTATTTACTCACTgcagcagtggttcccaaacatttctggttttgacccacaaaataaaaaagagagactcATGACTTTGACTAAACCATTTAACAACACGCCCTGTTAAACATTAGAAAAGTTTTACCAGTCagtaaaaaaagctttttgttttgtcttttctgaaaCTCAGTGATTCGTTTGTCCGTACTGAAAGCACAGATTTGATGCTCGATGTCTGAAAGCTGCCGTTTGGTTTGCAGGTGCTGCAGGGTTACGCCGTGACCGCAGTCTCCTGGCTCTACTGGAGCCGATACGTCTCGTCTTTTTTCATGAGGAGGGCGCCGTCTGAGAAGAAGCCCAGGCTGGACAGCAGCGCCTCCATGAGGAAGCTGATGGGATACATGACGCCGTACCTGTGGCGCTTCGTCGCAGTGCTGATCCTCGTGGTTCTCTCGTCCTGCGGTACATTGGAGGATGGCGTTCTTTAGATCTGTTGCGTTGAAGTTGTGCATGTCGTAGCCAGCGGACTCTGTAGACTCTGTACTTCACTGGTTTCACCGTCTGACCTCCTGACTGCAGGTGAGATGGCCATCCCTCACTACACGGGCCGGATGGCTGACTGGATCATGAACGAAGAAGAGCCTGATGCGTTCTCGCAGGCCATCACCATCATGACTTTACTCACCATAGCCAGGTAACATCCAATTACATCATCTCACAGTTCCtacctgcttttatttctttactcgAACATTAAATATGTTTCAAATATAGTTAATAATAGTTTCTAgctccaaaacaaagaaatctatatttttttcatatttctcctcttttattatttatatatctGAACAAATAAATTACCCAACAGTAGAAAAAGAATTTGGATGATAATatcttttaaacataaaactcagaatactctcagctactaccacacttaactttagctcaatatctctgaaactgactgagccattcttgtgtttgctctagcggtcatcttgaatgaggctgcagtctttaatcagttttccaataattactttcattaAGTCGCCTTTCATGCAGCAAGCTGTAAGAAATCCTTGAATTGCTTCCggtgatgtttttgtgttctctgaccctttttgtttctgtgttccagcgctgtgtttgagtttgtgtgtgacCTCATATACAACATCACCATGAGCCTCATTCACACCTCGGTGCAGGGAGCCGTCTTCCAGGCAGTGCTGAAACAGGAGATCGCCTTCTTTGATGCCACTCCCACAGGTAGAGCTCCTTCCAACAACCAGTCTGACTCTCCACATGATAACAAGCAGCAAATCCTGGAGCCATTTTCCTTCACATATGTGCTGCATCTGTTTGCTTCCCTTTGCCTCACGGTTTTAAACATCTGCACGGCAGTTTCCTTAATTCTGATGTGATAATACAATAAAATTCTTTgagctgtaattaaaaaaaggaaagctaaTGAACACGTTTCCTCTCAGGTGAGCTGGTGTCCCGCATCACCACGGACACCAACGACATGAGCGAGGCGCTGAGCGAGAAGCTGAGCCTCCTGATGTGGTACACGGCCCGCTTTGGCTTCCTGTTGTCCTTCATGGTGAGCCAGTCGTGGAAAATGACCCTGCTCACCTGTATGGGACTTCCCATCATCTGGGTCATCCCCAAGCTCACTGGACACTTCCACCAGGTgacatcacttaaaaaaacaacaactggaatCACTTGTCAGTCAGATAACATCCTAAACTGATCAAAGGAGGCAGCTTGTTCTTAATTCAGTGCATGAAATGATGTAATTAACTGGTTCTGTCTGTTTATGCATTAGACCATCGCTGTGAAGGTGCAGGAGTCTCTGGCGAAGGCCAACCAGGTGGCCACGGAGACCTTCTCCTGCATGAAGACGGTGAGGAGTTTTGCCAACGAGGACGGCGAGACAGAGAAGTACAGAAAGCGTCTGGACGACACCTACTCTCTGAATAAAAAGGAGGCGGTGGCATATGCAGCTTCGACCTGGGCCAACAGCGTGAGTCGAATACAAGCTGTTTCACTAAATGTTGGCCACTCTGGAGggagggagtttccaaaacgTCTCACAGGCTACAGCCCAAAATGTCCTGTTCTCCTCTAGATTAAATCATAATGTGGGGGTGGCTGCCAGGGTGGGCACAAAGTGAActgatgtgggtggaggtggacaaCTAAATCATGTGCACGGCGTAGAAGGTCATTATTTTCAACAACTGCACGTTTGCTGGTCCCTCTGTTGCAAACAGGCAGAATTCAGAaggactgcaacaaaaaaatggccttttttcttgcagtttggAGTTGCCAACTAATCTAAACAGTTGCTGTCCTGTGAGATGCTACTTTAAAGGAAATATGCTAAATCATCTGTCCTTTATGGGTCTTCAGTCTCTGCATTttcaatatattaaaaaaaattcctccTGATTCTGAATTTAGTTGTCTTTATGAATGTAGTGATCCATTTCTGATGATGTAACATTTGTTACcttcatataaaaataataaaaaccaccTGATCAAACAAACTCATCCTAAGTTTCTCCAGCTTGAATATCTTAGGACAACTTAAATATTCTGACACCCTAAAAGCTTCTGACTAAATGgaccaaaacatgttttattaaattgtgaACATGTTTATTTCTACCAGAAAGTTGCATCTTTTCTTGCTGAGCTGTGTTAATGTTTTAGAAACGCTCCTTCATCATAAATGAGTTTCCTGCTCACAAAGATTACTGAATGCATGAGCAGCCAGGTGGTAAATATTAATAATGTCAATTTTAATAGTTGTAAAATTATTGTTGGCTCAGTCTTTTTTCTGGTGTTTAGGACAGCCTCTTCGTCAGTGCttcagggcttttttttgttttgtttttgccctaACAGACCTAAATGAGGTCAGATTTCTGCTCTTATTTACACACACTGCTCTCCgatgatgttgcagaaaaaccCGTTGGTCAGAAAGATCTGTAATTAATTTAACTTGaagttgaagcagagaaactgTCCTGACTGACCTTCACACAGGTACAAACCTCCACAGTGggatttaacaaaaaatcaCCAACTTCAACTAAACTTCATTTTCTCAGTTGATAGTTGTTGAGGAGCAGTCACTGCAGTTAATGTGAcgaataaaaaccaaataaagtgAGGACTGATGAGTAAacgtttgttttcatgttttcgtGTTTCCTCAGATGACCACTCTGGCCTTGAAGGTGTGTATTTTATACTACGGCGGGACTCTTGTGACCCGGGGGACCGTCAGCAGCGGAGACCTGGTTTCATTCGTTCTCTACGAGCTGCAGTTTGCTTCTGCTGTCGAGGTGAGCCCCAGGCCACGAACGTGAGAACCACTTGGTTTTAATGCCTTATTTTCAGTGTTCACCACTTCTTCTCTTCCAGGCTGTGATGCGTTACTACCCAGAGGTGAAGAAGGCTATCGGTGCCTCTGAGAAGATTTTCGAGTATCTCAACAGGAAACCAAAAATCCCCCCGTCAGGTTCTTTGGCTCCTGAGGATCTCAAAGGAtgcattcagtttaaaaatatcaagtttTCTTATTCTGAAAAGACTGATGAAAACAGTCTGGTGCTGAAGGTATGCATTCTTTATTGTGTCAGTAATTCCTTACATTGATGGTTTGTTTTAACGTCTACCTTTATGTCACCAGGGCGTATCTCTGCAGGTGAAGCCGGGCCAGATCACTGCTCTTGTTGGGCTGAACAGATCAGGAAAGACCACCTGCATCAAACTGCTGGAGAGGTTCTACCAGCCGCAAGAAGGAGAGATCCTCCTGGACGGAGAACAACTGCTGAGCTACAGAGACGAGTACCTGCGGAAAAAGGTCAGGGGCTGGCAGGGCACAAAAGGAGCTCTGTGGAGGTTTTATTCCTCAATGTGGTCATCTGTCATAGCAAACAGCATAAAAActatcatcattttaaaaaactgactctgcagaaatgtttatagtcttttgaaaatgtgtttaccAAACTGAAACGATcgatcaaacattttaaattggacGAGATCCTCGTTATGGTCCTGGAATGTGCAGCTGTacagcaaaaaaactaaattctgcatgtgaaaacacaacattattTCCCTGCTTTTTCATGGATTTTCTTATGtgagcatttgtttttattctcttgttGTCCTCATGGTGACCAGGATCAGCTGAAACACCTAAACAAccactgaagtttttttttttttctgcgtttGTTGGCAGATTGCCGTGGTGAGCCAGGATTGCGTGCTGTTTGCTCGCTCTGTCCGTGAAAACATTAAGTACGGCTACGAGGATGCGACCGATGAAGAGATGTACGAAGCTGCCGAGCTGGCCAGCGCCCACAAGTTCATCACTGAGCTGTCAAACGGATACGACACAGGTTCGACCCGGAAAGGATTCCTGTCGTggttcatgtttgtttctttcactcTCAGATGATGTCTGAAACATCTGAGTttcaattaaaggccaagcattccttgatgAATGCAGAGTTTTAGagtaaaatcatcttatgatgtgAAATGATGGAGCtaatttggtcaaatcttgtaaatgacgtGAGGCACGATGTCTTacatctcatgtgatctgttagctgCTGGGATAATTCATTTCCACCTTGTGTTAGGACTCTTTAAGAATGAAATGTGTCCTCCTGTGTGCAGATGCTGGGGAAAAAGGAGGCCAAGTGTCTGGAGGCCAGAAGCAGCGCATTGCCATAGCCAGAGCTTTAATCAGAAAACCGAAAATCCTGATCCTGGACAACGCCACCAGTGATTTGGACACAGAGAATGAATACCAGGCAGGAAATCATCCAGTCTCTTAGGCATTTGTCTAATTTTTATAGttgattttcttcatttaacGCCAAATCTTGCTCTTCCTCTTCAGATCCGGGAAGCTCTGACAAAGCTAGTAAAGAGCTGCTCTGTGCTGATGATCTCCAACAAGATGAGCGTCGTGGAGAAGGCCGATCACATAATAGTCCTCGACAACGGGGCGGTAAAGGAGGAGGGCAATCATGACAAACTGATGAAGAAAGGTGGACTTTATGCTGACATGGTAAAGAAGCAGGAAACGGGCTTTAACCGTCCAAAAGAGGAGAGCAACGATGAGCAGTGACTGGAAAATGactaaaggtttttaaaacgtAGGCTCCAAACTCAAGCTTGTACTTTAAAGAGACGTAATCTTTACTGCAAGTGTTTGCTTAAGTTTGACCTAATAAGACATTTGCACATTGAATGTCTGACAAACTGCACCTACACAGGATAATCTGAAAGATTTTGCATATCCAATCCAATCAAATGGAGGGccacttcctgcaggttttagttgtgtctctgctcttcagcaggtcttcaagttctgcagaagcctgttcatcactcattcattcaaatcaggtgtcaaagcagagaaacatgtaaaacctgcaggttagTGGCCAaacaggactggacaccactggtatATACTTTCTCTTGTTATTATCTATCAAACATCATTCTGGGTAAAAGAACTCATCTGAAATGTTGATGTTTAGTTCACAAACTaccaacaaaacataaaaatcagtaattgtgtgaatgctgagtcataCATCAAaccgttcagctcattcaggacgtTACTTCCgtaaatttagttgttttttttgtcatttctatatatatttttaaattattttacgttttttcctttctgaaatgagctttgaAATCTACTGCAGTGTCCTCgcttcagttttactttttaactgcTTCCCTCTTCAGGGGTCGCTTcatgtctaagtctagcttcctcAACTCTTTCCCTTTAGTTTTTAactcttttgctaattttatcttttagctactgtttggctgGTTAAGGCtattagctattgttttgctgattttagtttttctttgtgatcagtttaaatttaacaattcagtttctcagccctcagcattcacactgcctTTTTTGCAGAAAACGTCATCACTGTAGTTCTAAAACGCAACATCctgattttcattcattcacagaAAATAGCAGCTTTTTGGGTTGATGATggagtcttttattttgttgtatttgttgtcATATCACCCAACTTTAGATCCTACTGCACAGCTTTTATATGGCCGTAAGGAAACACTATGATGGATTCTTCATTAAAGCAGTTTGTTCAGCCGTTTCtcatatttaaattttgtaGATGTAAGAAATACTATAAAAAATAGtatttctgtttattaattCTTAATAAATAATAGGTACACACTGTGGTCGATAAAGAGAAGTgaccaaaaacagctgtaacatAAGAAGTGCTTGAAAAGATGGCAGCTGGACTTCCGATTTGTAACGttaaacaaagttttagctgctgtttaaaaaccttggttgttttaataaaatgaactcTTTAGCAGCAGCAAGTTGTGAATCAgaaggttaaaaaagaaaactttaaaaatatgtgaCAAGAACATTTACAGCATAtgttattcttatttatttgtgaaaaagccTCATTGGTTTTAAagttgaaacagaaaacagaactggATCGAAGCTAAGCCGTGACTTTAGGCTTTAGGTGGAAAAAGGTTCTTTAGAGATCTTCCTGATACTCCAAAGAAAAATGATGCCATAATgaataaagtaataaacaaaaacagcgtTTCTTCTGACTGGAAGAAAATCccaatttaaactttaatgaagttaaatgctGCTCCCATTGAGCTGACGGTGAATTAAAATCCTcttaaagagtttatttcttcacactttttgcagttttagatGTGATAATTATTAGTGAGCTTGATTCTGTgcatttttatgtgattttctACGCTGATGTTcttacaatgttttattttggcagCATTCTGTTTGGCTTAAACGTCTCACAATAAACATTTCTATGAATTTTTATTCCTTCTGTATTCGGGATTGTTCTTGgggacacatttttttttaaactgatttatttagaaGTATCTGGAAAGTTGACCTTTCTTCTTTTAGGGCAACTTAAACTCAGAAACCACAGTACTAGttaagttatttttagtttagttttgaaataaattataaatagcAGTAAGTTTTAATAACACATTTAGGTCTTTTgctttttgacacttttactgaggtatctaaaaaaataataaaattattactaAAACAGGTGGGGCTGTTGTATTCATTGTGCTACTAGGGTGGTCCCTGTTTGACAGACAGCAAATTTCACCCAATCACAATGCAGTATCCGTGTATACGTCACCGGACAGACGCGACACTGTCACGTGACGGGTATTTATAGAGTGAAGCGGGAGCGGGCGTTCGTCATTTCATTCTAGACTTGAATTGCGGTTGAGGAGTGACAGCgcggaagaaaaaaaatatatgcttGGAAATCTCAGCCCGATGGAAGCTGCAATCAACCCACACCACGACAGGTATTGTAGGTATTATCTGGAGTccattaaagcaaacaaactatATTTAGTAGGTTTTAAACAGCTCCCGAGACACGCAGACGTAGATTTTTATCATGTTAATTCGACAGCGTTACCGTTAGCCTCCCGGAGCCAGCCGTTATCTTATAAACAGAGTTAGCTAGCTACTGAAACAGGCTGTTATCTCTGTGTTACTACATGATTCTGATTTAGTAGGTTGGATTTTTTGgtgttgctttatgtttttagCCTTCGGCTGAACGGTAGACGGGAGGGTTGAGGCAGATGACAGCTGCAGCCCATGATCGGCTCTCAGCAGGATGCTCCCCGTTAGCTCTTTCTGTCAGTCGGGTCATTCATTGCTCGAAGCAGCCTGATAAATGACCCCCCCTCCAACTTTCATGCTTCCATCCTTCAGATAACCGTGAATTATCCCGTCTAACAGGCGTCCGTGCACAGCGTTGGTGATTGTAGCTCCGTTAGCTTTGCTGGAGGTTGTGGCAGAATGGGTGGATGTGCAGCTAGCTTAGCT is a genomic window of Kryptolebias marmoratus isolate JLee-2015 linkage group LG16, ASM164957v2, whole genome shotgun sequence containing:
- the tap1 gene encoding antigen peptide transporter 1, with the protein product MQKMSYFFPLLCVCLDVCVMHAVCLAQLSPLLLPHPFITLWGGALTRASVLMCLVFTYPGGLPWMRSFEGLQSLGVLCFHFPVYVSLLWGLGQSTVGDLWGWCSWERVLQGYAVTAVSWLYWSRYVSSFFMRRAPSEKKPRLDSSASMRKLMGYMTPYLWRFVAVLILVVLSSCGEMAIPHYTGRMADWIMNEEEPDAFSQAITIMTLLTIASAVFEFVCDLIYNITMSLIHTSVQGAVFQAVLKQEIAFFDATPTGELVSRITTDTNDMSEALSEKLSLLMWYTARFGFLLSFMVSQSWKMTLLTCMGLPIIWVIPKLTGHFHQTIAVKVQESLAKANQVATETFSCMKTVRSFANEDGETEKYRKRLDDTYSLNKKEAVAYAASTWANSMTTLALKVCILYYGGTLVTRGTVSSGDLVSFVLYELQFASAVEAVMRYYPEVKKAIGASEKIFEYLNRKPKIPPSGSLAPEDLKGCIQFKNIKFSYSEKTDENSLVLKGVSLQVKPGQITALVGLNRSGKTTCIKLLERFYQPQEGEILLDGEQLLSYRDEYLRKKIAVVSQDCVLFARSVRENIKYGYEDATDEEMYEAAELASAHKFITELSNGYDTDAGEKGGQVSGGQKQRIAIARALIRKPKILILDNATSDLDTENEYQIREALTKLVKSCSVLMISNKMSVVEKADHIIVLDNGAVKEEGNHDKLMKKGGLYADMVKKQETGFNRPKEESNDEQ